The Lutibacter sp. Hel_I_33_5 genome has a window encoding:
- a CDS encoding 7TM diverse intracellular signaling domain-containing protein gives MRKILLIIIFFSLKSFAFQDTLFVSTENTNVNLTKSTSFFTSEEDILLEDFAEIDFITNKSSKDFFYFDFNQKTILLKFIIKNISKKENTYFLRFSNALIYEIELYKKDNLGLNIVDSTGIKYPFLKRKEKNRNFVIPIQMKEKEASTFLIKFNKAKGRPLVTNIILLDDNSYNNTSFKEYILIGVYVGLSLICVLISICLLIVLKDKMYLFYALYVLFLGLFIVSYSGVFQQVILDGHAVLNKYKHYVVFSEIALILFVLFSQHFLDAKKYQPKLYKTLLWVLGVAVFLRILLHFFFNELFAGFIPIFMKIWYTIHLFGTIIIAYQIITIYKKNKLKHGLFAFAYLSMILGAVISVLYHSGGFVNGMINNLPILLYSSFIEIVLITIALVLMVKNIIYEKEQLVDSVIKEKQKNLTDAIVLNNKSKVYLNSLKYIKSDGNYIEFHIEEKKIVDRNKLKTLQETLPSNFVRIHKSYIINKNYIKTTNSNSIILHTDIVIPLSRHYKKNL, from the coding sequence ATGCGTAAAATCCTCCTTATAATTATCTTTTTTTCATTAAAAAGTTTTGCTTTTCAAGACACACTTTTCGTTTCTACTGAAAACACAAACGTTAATTTAACTAAAAGCACTTCTTTTTTTACTTCTGAAGAAGATATTTTATTAGAAGATTTTGCTGAAATTGATTTTATTACCAATAAATCTAGTAAAGATTTTTTTTACTTCGATTTTAATCAAAAAACAATCTTATTAAAATTTATTATTAAAAATATATCTAAAAAAGAGAATACATACTTTTTAAGATTTTCTAATGCGTTAATTTATGAAATTGAGTTATATAAAAAAGATAATTTAGGATTAAATATTGTTGATTCAACAGGGATAAAGTATCCTTTTCTTAAAAGAAAAGAGAAAAACAGAAACTTTGTAATTCCAATACAAATGAAAGAAAAAGAAGCATCCACTTTTTTAATAAAATTTAATAAAGCAAAAGGTAGACCGTTGGTGACAAACATAATATTATTGGATGATAATTCGTACAATAACACAAGTTTTAAAGAATATATTTTAATTGGTGTTTATGTTGGTTTAAGTCTTATTTGTGTTTTAATAAGTATTTGCTTGTTAATAGTTTTAAAAGATAAAATGTATTTGTTTTATGCTTTATATGTGCTTTTTTTAGGGTTGTTTATTGTTTCTTATTCTGGTGTTTTCCAACAAGTAATTTTAGATGGTCATGCAGTTTTGAATAAGTATAAACACTATGTGGTTTTTAGTGAAATTGCATTGATTTTATTTGTATTGTTTTCTCAACATTTTTTAGATGCTAAAAAGTATCAGCCAAAGTTGTATAAAACGTTATTATGGGTATTAGGAGTTGCAGTTTTTTTAAGAATCTTACTCCACTTTTTCTTTAATGAATTGTTTGCAGGCTTCATACCAATATTTATGAAAATATGGTACACTATTCATTTATTCGGCACTATAATAATAGCTTATCAAATCATAACAATCTATAAAAAAAATAAGTTAAAACATGGCCTTTTTGCATTTGCGTATTTAAGTATGATTTTAGGTGCGGTAATTTCTGTTTTATACCATAGTGGTGGTTTTGTAAACGGAATGATTAATAATCTACCAATACTACTTTATTCTTCTTTTATAGAAATTGTATTAATTACCATTGCATTAGTTTTAATGGTGAAAAATATAATATATGAAAAAGAACAACTAGTAGATTCAGTAATTAAAGAGAAACAAAAAAATTTAACAGATGCTATTGTTTTAAACAACAAAAGTAAAGTGTATTTAAATTCTTTAAAGTATATAAAATCTGATGGAAATTACATTGAGTTTCATATTGAAGAGAAGAAAATTGTTGACAGAAATAAATTAAAAACTTTACAAGAAACTTTACCTTCTAATTTTGTTCGCATACATAAGTCTTATATTATTAATAAAAATTATATAAAAACAACGAATAGTAATTCGATAATCTTACATACTGATATAGTAATTCCTTTATCTAGGCATTATAAGAAGAACTTGTAA
- a CDS encoding SPOR domain-containing protein produces MTLANYINDLLYRHECVIIPNFGGFVTNKISAQLHKNKQQFYPPTKQISFNSHLKHNDGLLANYIAEVENISFDDALNSISKTITSWEQKLVSETVEIDSVGTLSLNDKKQLIFEPNTTINYLTDSFGLAAVNSSAVTRFKEKVIPIIPVEKEERKRVPAFIKYAATAAILLTVGTLGWKGYQNDLQQKQHLAKEEAALEKKIQSATFVISNPLPTINLNVSKEQPKSFHIIAGAFQFPENATKKLKQLKAKGYKASIIGKNKWGLTQVAFSSYSTRSEATNNLYRIQDTISEDAWLLIKKAM; encoded by the coding sequence ATGACATTAGCCAACTACATCAACGATTTATTATACAGACATGAATGTGTTATTATTCCTAATTTTGGAGGTTTTGTAACCAATAAGATTAGTGCACAACTTCATAAAAATAAGCAACAATTTTATCCGCCAACAAAACAAATTTCTTTTAACAGTCATTTAAAACATAATGACGGTTTATTGGCAAATTATATTGCTGAAGTTGAGAATATTTCTTTTGATGATGCATTAAATTCAATTTCTAAAACAATTACTAGTTGGGAACAAAAATTAGTGTCAGAAACTGTAGAAATTGACTCTGTTGGTACATTATCTTTAAATGATAAAAAACAACTGATTTTTGAACCTAATACTACGATTAATTATTTAACTGATTCTTTTGGTTTAGCAGCTGTTAATTCTTCAGCAGTTACACGATTTAAAGAAAAAGTGATTCCAATTATTCCAGTAGAAAAAGAAGAAAGAAAAAGAGTTCCTGCTTTTATTAAATATGCGGCAACAGCAGCAATTTTATTAACCGTTGGCACATTGGGATGGAAAGGGTATCAAAATGATTTACAACAAAAACAGCATTTAGCTAAAGAAGAAGCTGCATTAGAAAAGAAAATTCAATCGGCAACGTTTGTAATTTCAAATCCGCTTCCAACTATCAATTTAAATGTTTCAAAAGAGCAGCCAAAATCTTTTCACATTATAGCTGGTGCTTTTCAGTTTCCAGAAAACGCTACAAAAAAATTAAAACAATTAAAAGCGAAAGGTTATAAAGCCAGTATTATTGGTAAAAACAAATGGGGCTTAACACAAGTTGCTTTTAGTAGTTATTCAACCAGAAGTGAAGCTACCAATAATTTGTATAGAATTCAGGATACTATTTCCGAAGATGCATG
- a CDS encoding T9SS type A sorting domain-containing protein has product MKKVQLFLSLLFFTHCLFSQTNGWYQYSQPKKIYDMKYDSVGNLHCGTDMGYVKLDNTLKVVDFKNLTSQTFPVGKLEQIAINSSNNNLLYAITDRKNILEINLTTNEIKYPLFNETLEDFTNNNFDHTKIYWAKNGTLYIFGGSKKFYQTLENGVLSAKKDIDFIPTSIIENKDGTKVYFASATKGLWVLDFANDSWVNYTKDNSGLNNNGLTDLGLDANDVLYITSYGGLCSLNNGVFTKYEKLQPNSTLNYPCFQVDIHPNNNEVVVRTSTNNSASHQGFTRIELANNTWSIFKQDDTNCVNKNTMDHSIYNADGSKILAIESFQGFNLAKNMVFDYKNNTCSEIDFNYLDAENINSYSNFNTRPGKASGTIDVGFTNNKGFNILNVHIAPHQQQFANLTLPIPNPVSTFQYDVLTHKDKFLVTNNKKEIQKVDKDNSVTTIENFNAGSLIKTKKGGFSITEKAQFVYSEFVGSDRKIFYKECDFSENTCSESTEMFANDRNLTSNVTFSCQETSDTELVCGVIKKNNSGENAIKIIKLDKATRNGTPVLETLISEIVTNIVRDIAFLDDTRSDGVNNPKAHIISDNGERIASISQTSNEPVKFFYSADKNKDGEVDSLEEVDDKWVDDEIYDDAGVFFNSIVGIFRIHDDNLASNDALKHLRKRFGHYLAHEDGTVGNRIKNSNADEVLKTKNITGSEFNNLPSDFKIYKMVVIGYSNYKYATFMNTNYGLLFKPEIDYNSILNIEVEQLLTSKVSVHPNPTRNRVIISGVEVGELSLLDLNGRKIRVSKAKNLDISGVSKGVYLVHIKTKNNKNISKKIIVQ; this is encoded by the coding sequence ATGAAAAAAGTACAACTATTCCTTAGTTTATTGTTTTTTACTCATTGCTTGTTTTCTCAAACAAACGGATGGTATCAATATTCGCAACCCAAGAAAATTTACGACATGAAGTATGACAGTGTAGGAAATCTACATTGTGGCACCGATATGGGGTATGTAAAGTTAGATAATACTCTTAAAGTAGTAGATTTTAAAAATTTGACTTCGCAAACTTTCCCTGTGGGAAAACTTGAACAAATTGCAATAAACTCTTCAAATAATAATTTGCTGTATGCCATTACAGATCGTAAAAATATATTAGAAATTAATTTAACTACAAATGAAATTAAATATCCTTTATTTAATGAAACTTTAGAAGATTTTACTAATAATAATTTTGATCATACTAAAATCTATTGGGCTAAAAATGGTACGCTATATATTTTTGGTGGAAGTAAAAAATTTTATCAAACGTTAGAGAATGGGGTATTAAGTGCTAAAAAAGATATTGATTTTATACCTACATCAATAATAGAAAATAAAGACGGTACAAAAGTATATTTCGCTAGCGCTACAAAAGGTCTGTGGGTATTAGATTTTGCAAATGATTCTTGGGTAAATTATACAAAAGATAATTCTGGGTTAAACAATAACGGTTTAACAGATTTAGGACTAGATGCTAATGATGTTTTATACATTACTAGTTATGGGGGTTTATGTTCATTGAATAATGGTGTTTTTACCAAATATGAAAAACTACAACCTAATTCTACATTAAACTATCCATGTTTTCAGGTTGATATACATCCTAATAATAATGAAGTAGTCGTAAGAACATCAACAAATAATTCTGCCAGTCACCAAGGATTTACAAGGATTGAATTAGCGAATAACACTTGGTCAATTTTTAAACAAGATGATACTAATTGTGTGAATAAAAATACGATGGATCATTCAATTTATAATGCTGATGGATCTAAAATTTTGGCTATAGAAAGTTTTCAAGGATTTAATCTTGCAAAAAACATGGTTTTTGATTACAAAAATAATACCTGTTCAGAAATTGATTTTAATTATTTAGATGCAGAAAATATAAATTCATATTCAAATTTTAATACAAGACCAGGAAAAGCTTCTGGTACAATCGATGTTGGTTTTACCAATAATAAAGGGTTTAATATTTTAAATGTACATATCGCGCCTCATCAACAACAATTTGCAAACCTAACACTGCCAATTCCAAATCCAGTAAGCACATTTCAATATGATGTATTAACTCATAAAGACAAATTTTTAGTCACAAACAATAAAAAAGAAATACAAAAAGTAGATAAAGATAATAGTGTAACTACAATAGAAAACTTTAATGCAGGCTCTTTAATTAAAACAAAAAAAGGAGGCTTTTCTATAACAGAAAAAGCCCAGTTTGTATATAGCGAGTTTGTTGGTAGTGATAGAAAAATATTTTATAAAGAATGTGATTTTTCTGAGAACACTTGTAGTGAGTCAACAGAGATGTTTGCTAATGATCGAAATTTAACAAGCAATGTTACATTTAGTTGTCAAGAAACTTCTGATACAGAATTAGTTTGTGGAGTTATTAAAAAAAACAACTCAGGCGAAAATGCAATAAAAATAATAAAACTTGATAAAGCGACTAGAAATGGCACACCAGTTTTAGAAACATTAATCTCAGAAATAGTTACAAATATTGTAAGAGATATTGCATTTTTAGATGATACACGCTCAGATGGTGTAAACAATCCAAAAGCCCATATAATTAGTGATAATGGGGAAAGAATTGCAAGTATAAGTCAAACAAGTAATGAACCTGTTAAGTTTTTTTACAGTGCTGATAAAAATAAGGATGGAGAAGTAGATTCTTTAGAAGAGGTTGATGATAAATGGGTAGACGATGAAATTTATGATGATGCTGGAGTTTTTTTTAATAGTATTGTTGGAATTTTTAGGATTCATGATGATAATCTAGCTTCAAATGATGCTTTAAAACATTTAAGAAAAAGATTTGGGCATTATTTAGCACATGAAGATGGTACTGTGGGTAACAGAATAAAAAACTCTAATGCAGATGAAGTACTAAAAACAAAAAATATTACAGGGTCTGAATTCAATAATTTACCAAGCGATTTTAAAATTTATAAAATGGTAGTTATTGGCTATTCAAATTATAAATATGCCACTTTTATGAATACAAATTATGGCTTGTTATTTAAACCAGAAATAGATTATAACAGTATTCTAAATATTGAAGTAGAACAACTTTTAACAAGTAAAGTTTCTGTTCATCCAAATCCTACTAGAAATAGAGTAATTATTTCTGGAGTTGAGGTTGGAGAGTTATCTCTTTTAGATTTAAACGGCAGAAAAATTAGAGTATCTAAAGCTAAAAATTTAGATATTTCAGGAGTTTCTAAAGGAGTTTATTTGGTGCATATTAAAACTAAAAACAATAAAAATATCAGCAAAAAAATTATTGTACAGTAG